From Streptomyces sp. CMB-StM0423, a single genomic window includes:
- a CDS encoding tetratricopeptide repeat protein: protein MTDPGVRTGCPHRLFSGGGCPGELLPAGYCTSCGRHRDAPRLPEPDGGPAQPLVLPELPAEDAYDSVIPENAPLAYGKRCGNKACGALLAPPLVEPPVPNEGHCPACGHRYSFVPRLREGDMLGQYRVLGCLAHGGQGWVHLAENTRLEDTQVAVKELLNRHDKQLAELAESERRYLIALDHPDIVRILDYLREERGGTEQPMNYIVMEYVGSNTLEKIVTEVRRGRRGLDIEEVITYGCRILDALDHLHRRKDPIGPLAYCDMKPSNVIHYRDGLKVIDLGGVRRISEATAPVRTAGYAAPEVDRTGPTVAHDLHTIGRTLQELARFAATRDIPGTGITSFRYVVRCATAPEPGDRFASAAEMSEQLRGVLREIRALRTKPDRPEPSALFVPTRRLLDAGLGQLPPLRRWLERPAPRRGPRQVSEPLDTRPPAAGDVAAALPVPRPHAEDGQRGLFGLSSTHPGRKLHQPADEPSAEICFHNVRMHLQAVPAPALAEAAGELTEAREILAGSPHRTWQLDWYEGLLDLVRAQAAADGGGTRVLPEGEQGPGDAVSPEVAALNRAYGHYEAVYRRLPGEYAPKLALGYCAERLAAAAAADPAGTAGGRTPEELRRIATDHYRTVWYRNRMQGNGAFGLARLALARGSRQEAVDVLDNMPMDSPDHGAAWIATLRVSAARLGTGGPALPPLAEIGRARARLADAADTGSAAPLHLAQEHGLLLEAEFLEWALDLVTGPDSAGGGDGFPYGRLFGEPYRPRAGERPLPGALPSRPAAARDTPERTIRLLLAACYRKLSRHCRDDDRAKLIELHNAVRPPTVV from the coding sequence ATGACCGACCCCGGCGTACGGACCGGCTGCCCCCACCGGCTGTTCTCCGGCGGCGGCTGCCCCGGCGAGCTGCTGCCCGCCGGTTACTGCACGAGCTGCGGCCGGCACCGCGACGCGCCGCGGCTGCCGGAGCCCGACGGCGGCCCGGCGCAGCCGCTGGTGCTGCCGGAGCTGCCCGCGGAGGACGCGTACGACTCGGTGATCCCGGAGAACGCGCCGCTGGCGTACGGCAAGCGCTGCGGCAACAAGGCGTGCGGCGCCCTGCTCGCGCCGCCGCTGGTGGAGCCGCCCGTACCCAACGAGGGCCACTGCCCGGCCTGCGGGCACCGCTACTCGTTCGTGCCGCGGCTGCGCGAGGGCGACATGCTCGGCCAGTACCGGGTGCTCGGCTGCCTGGCCCACGGCGGCCAGGGCTGGGTCCACCTCGCCGAGAACACCCGCCTCGAAGACACCCAGGTCGCGGTCAAGGAGCTGCTGAACCGGCACGACAAGCAGTTGGCCGAGCTGGCGGAGAGCGAGCGCCGCTACCTCATCGCGCTCGACCACCCGGACATCGTGCGGATCCTCGACTATCTGCGCGAGGAGCGCGGCGGCACCGAGCAGCCGATGAACTACATCGTCATGGAGTACGTCGGCAGCAACACCCTGGAGAAGATCGTCACGGAGGTGCGGCGCGGCCGGCGCGGGCTCGACATAGAGGAGGTCATCACCTACGGCTGCCGGATCCTCGACGCGCTCGACCACCTGCACCGGCGCAAGGACCCCATCGGGCCGCTGGCGTACTGCGACATGAAGCCGTCCAACGTCATCCACTACCGCGACGGGCTGAAGGTCATCGACCTCGGCGGCGTCCGCCGCATCAGCGAGGCCACCGCGCCCGTGCGCACCGCCGGCTACGCCGCGCCCGAGGTCGACCGCACCGGGCCGACCGTCGCGCACGACCTGCACACCATCGGCCGTACGCTCCAGGAGCTGGCCCGCTTCGCCGCCACCCGCGACATCCCCGGCACCGGCATCACGTCCTTCCGGTACGTCGTGCGGTGCGCCACCGCGCCCGAGCCGGGCGACCGGTTCGCCTCCGCCGCCGAGATGAGCGAGCAACTGCGCGGCGTGCTGCGGGAGATCCGGGCGCTGCGCACCAAGCCCGACCGGCCGGAGCCGTCCGCCCTGTTCGTGCCGACGCGGCGGCTGCTCGACGCCGGCCTCGGCCAACTGCCGCCGCTGCGCCGCTGGCTGGAGCGGCCGGCGCCCCGGCGCGGCCCCCGGCAGGTGTCCGAGCCGCTGGACACCCGGCCGCCCGCGGCGGGCGACGTGGCGGCGGCGCTGCCGGTGCCCAGGCCGCACGCGGAGGACGGCCAGCGCGGCCTGTTCGGGCTCTCGTCGACCCATCCGGGCAGGAAGCTGCACCAGCCCGCGGACGAGCCGTCCGCGGAGATCTGCTTCCACAACGTACGGATGCATCTGCAGGCCGTGCCTGCGCCCGCCCTCGCGGAGGCGGCGGGAGAGCTGACCGAGGCGCGCGAGATCCTGGCCGGCAGCCCGCACCGGACCTGGCAACTGGACTGGTACGAGGGGCTGCTCGACCTGGTACGGGCGCAGGCCGCCGCGGACGGCGGCGGGACCCGGGTCCTCCCTGAGGGTGAACAGGGCCCGGGCGACGCGGTGTCACCCGAAGTGGCGGCGCTGAACCGGGCGTACGGCCACTACGAGGCGGTCTACCGGCGGCTGCCCGGCGAGTACGCGCCGAAGCTGGCGCTCGGCTACTGCGCCGAGCGGCTGGCCGCCGCCGCGGCGGCCGACCCGGCCGGGACGGCCGGCGGGCGCACGCCGGAGGAGCTGCGCCGGATCGCCACCGACCACTACCGCACCGTCTGGTACCGCAACCGCATGCAGGGCAACGGGGCGTTCGGCCTGGCCCGGCTCGCGCTCGCCCGCGGCAGCCGGCAGGAGGCGGTCGACGTGCTGGACAACATGCCGATGGACTCCCCCGACCACGGCGCCGCATGGATCGCGACCCTGCGGGTCTCGGCCGCGCGGCTGGGTACCGGCGGCCCGGCGCTGCCGCCGCTCGCCGAGATCGGCAGGGCCCGCGCGCGGCTCGCCGACGCCGCCGACACCGGCAGCGCGGCGCCGCTCCATCTGGCGCAGGAGCACGGGCTGCTGCTGGAGGCGGAGTTCCTGGAGTGGGCACTCGACCTGGTCACGGGGCCGGACTCGGCGGGCGGCGGCGACGGCTTCCCGTACGGCCGCCTCTTCGGCGAGCCGTACCGCCCGCGCGCCGGCGAACGCCCCCTGCCCGGCGCGCTGCCGTCCCGCCCGGCCGCCGCCCGCGACACCCCCGAACGCACCATCCGGCTGCTGCTCGCCGCCTGTTACCGGAAGCTGTCCCGGCACTGCCGGGACGACGACCGCGCGAAGCTCATCGAGCTGCACAACGCGGTCCGCCCGCCCACCGTCGTCTGA
- a CDS encoding S1 family peptidase has product MGDRAAAEGNGWRLRLRAGGKVLGAGILIAPDRALTSAHALDGTDGELTVDYADYRGAVAPSRARPLPGSVRPCGTEPADGDVALLSLDPPRAGARPAPLRRIPRYTGAKVLIGGFPARGDEGLWVRARVEGPYGAWWQLTPENQVMVLEAGFSGAGVANAQLDQVSPEPPPEVLGMVVSRFYDDGQVPQFEKRHGHMIPLDRIAELLPEVDRLIGGPAPRDAALSAVVPARPGTGADAGLAARLAGWAAGAGPPVLLATAPEGSARDLAFTAGLDRVEIALDAAGSRADDLAYALGERLRLPEPYGSAFTAWLRGGGPRPALRDSGRQLDLPVRVAVAGADTAAEPIAALGVLTQLAALGVRLLVVLRRPGTEFLKEAERRVECPALRGYARGLVRRVIALERGRTGPRMANARNAALTAHDCARDPVAVLRELADRLRADIARLEGPR; this is encoded by the coding sequence ATGGGGGATCGGGCTGCCGCGGAGGGAAACGGCTGGCGGCTGCGGCTGCGCGCCGGCGGCAAGGTGCTGGGCGCGGGCATCCTCATCGCCCCCGACCGGGCCCTGACCTCGGCACACGCCCTCGACGGCACCGACGGCGAGCTGACCGTCGACTACGCCGACTACCGCGGCGCCGTCGCACCCAGCCGCGCCCGCCCGCTGCCCGGCTCCGTCAGACCCTGCGGCACGGAACCGGCCGACGGCGACGTCGCGCTGCTGTCCCTCGACCCGCCCCGCGCCGGGGCCCGCCCGGCGCCGCTGCGCCGCATCCCCCGCTACACCGGCGCGAAGGTGCTCATCGGCGGCTTCCCCGCCAGGGGCGACGAGGGGTTATGGGTACGGGCCCGGGTGGAGGGCCCGTACGGCGCCTGGTGGCAACTGACGCCGGAGAACCAGGTGATGGTCCTCGAAGCGGGCTTCAGCGGCGCGGGCGTCGCCAACGCCCAGTTGGACCAGGTCTCCCCCGAGCCGCCGCCCGAGGTCCTGGGCATGGTCGTCAGCCGGTTCTACGACGACGGGCAGGTGCCGCAGTTCGAGAAGCGGCACGGGCACATGATCCCGCTGGACCGGATCGCGGAGCTGCTGCCGGAGGTGGACCGGCTCATCGGCGGGCCCGCGCCGCGCGACGCCGCGCTCTCCGCCGTCGTACCGGCCCGCCCCGGCACCGGCGCGGACGCCGGGCTGGCCGCGCGGCTCGCCGGCTGGGCCGCGGGCGCCGGGCCGCCGGTGCTGCTCGCCACCGCACCCGAGGGCTCCGCCCGGGACCTCGCCTTCACCGCCGGCCTCGACCGGGTGGAGATCGCCCTGGACGCCGCGGGGAGCAGGGCGGACGACCTCGCGTACGCGCTGGGCGAGCGGCTGCGGCTGCCGGAGCCGTACGGCAGCGCGTTCACCGCCTGGCTGCGCGGCGGCGGCCCGCGGCCCGCCCTGCGCGACTCGGGCCGGCAGCTCGACCTGCCGGTCAGGGTCGCCGTGGCCGGGGCCGACACCGCGGCGGAGCCGATCGCGGCCCTCGGCGTGCTGACGCAGTTGGCGGCGCTGGGCGTCCGGCTGCTGGTGGTACTGCGCCGCCCCGGCACCGAGTTCCTGAAGGAGGCGGAGCGGCGGGTGGAGTGCCCGGCGCTGCGCGGGTACGCCCGCGGGCTGGTCCGCCGGGTGATCGCCCTGGAGCGAGGCCGTACCGGGCCGCGGATGGCCAACGCCCGCAACGCCGCGCTCACCGCGCACGACTGCGCCCGCGACCCGGTGGCGGTGCTCCGCGAGCTGGCCGACCGGCTGCGCGCGGACATCGCCCGTCTGGAGGGCCCCCGATGA
- a CDS encoding trypco2 family protein, producing the protein MAHEAQGDELVGLSDAIAEVRRELAKAEREGERSDWRFRVDRVSLEFAVELHRTGEGRLSLRLGVVEAGAGGSATRVGTHRVQLDLVPHGAAGDRPISR; encoded by the coding sequence ATGGCGCACGAGGCGCAGGGCGACGAGTTGGTGGGGCTCTCGGACGCGATCGCCGAGGTGCGGCGGGAGTTGGCGAAGGCGGAGCGCGAAGGGGAGCGGAGCGACTGGCGGTTCCGGGTGGACCGGGTGAGCCTGGAGTTCGCGGTGGAGCTGCACCGTACGGGGGAGGGGCGGCTCTCGCTGCGGCTCGGCGTGGTGGAGGCGGGCGCCGGGGGATCCGCGACCCGGGTGGGTACGCACCGGGTACAGCTCGATCTGGTGCCGCACGGCGCGGCCGGGGACCGGCCGATCAGCCGCTGA
- a CDS encoding FHA domain-containing protein: MRHPHAGRRPATGRPGPAAGPGGYGYPGPPAGEPTQAAEPCPSCGTPREGQAQFCEECRYNFVTQSAQPYVPPTMAQGFSQGFHPQHPQGLTYQPSGPSQVHRGPEPLGPDTGAAQAPPPPPPPPPPGPGLGVPPQAPPQQDPRMGGDFVITPPSSAQPPPQHGQHGQHGQHGQHGQHGQQFPGQGPPPQPMGVGWVAVVAPDREYFAAMMSRSGPEAHGLNLPAYSPEQKVPLVGPQIAIGRKRQSTGEVPDIDLARPPEDPGVSHKHAMLVEQPEGGWAVVDQNSTNGTTVNGAADPIQPFVPVPLREGDRVHVGAWTTIRIERG; the protein is encoded by the coding sequence GTGCGGCATCCGCATGCCGGGCGCCGTCCCGCCACCGGCCGCCCAGGTCCCGCCGCCGGGCCCGGGGGCTACGGCTACCCCGGTCCCCCCGCCGGCGAGCCCACCCAGGCCGCGGAGCCCTGCCCGTCGTGCGGCACGCCCCGGGAGGGGCAGGCGCAGTTCTGCGAGGAGTGCCGGTACAACTTCGTCACCCAGAGCGCCCAGCCGTACGTGCCGCCGACGATGGCCCAGGGCTTCTCGCAGGGCTTCCACCCGCAGCACCCGCAGGGGCTGACGTACCAGCCCTCGGGCCCCTCGCAGGTCCACCGCGGGCCCGAGCCGCTGGGCCCGGACACCGGTGCGGCGCAGGCGCCACCGCCTCCGCCGCCACCGCCGCCGCCGGGCCCCGGGCTCGGCGTGCCGCCGCAGGCGCCGCCGCAGCAGGACCCGCGGATGGGCGGCGACTTCGTGATCACGCCGCCCAGTTCTGCGCAGCCGCCGCCGCAGCACGGACAGCACGGACAGCACGGACAGCACGGACAGCACGGGCAGCACGGGCAGCAGTTCCCCGGCCAGGGGCCGCCGCCGCAGCCTATGGGCGTCGGCTGGGTGGCGGTCGTCGCGCCGGACCGGGAGTACTTCGCGGCGATGATGTCGCGCAGCGGTCCCGAGGCACACGGGCTGAACCTGCCGGCGTACTCGCCCGAGCAGAAGGTGCCGCTGGTCGGGCCGCAGATCGCGATCGGCCGCAAACGGCAGTCGACGGGCGAGGTGCCCGACATCGACCTCGCCAGACCGCCCGAGGACCCGGGTGTCTCGCACAAGCACGCGATGCTCGTCGAGCAGCCGGAGGGCGGCTGGGCGGTGGTCGACCAGAACAGCACCAACGGCACGACCGTCAACGGCGCGGCCGACCCGATCCAGCCCTTCGTGCCGGTGCCGCTGAGAGAGGGCGACCGGGTGCACGTCGGCGCGTGGACGACGATCCGCATCGAGCGGGGCTAG